From Salipiger profundus, a single genomic window includes:
- a CDS encoding LysR substrate-binding domain-containing protein: MAHRKLPPFPALRAFEAAARLGSFKQAAEELCVTPSAISHQVRTLEAWLDRALFLRGVRQVEMTEQGRSYLAQLTPILDMLDASTRAVSGQSFSGKLRLKMTEGFSKRWLIPRLPRFLAAYPDVDVSIETGLPPIDFRNGALDLIVHWGDDPVPGVIVEPFMSSTRVPVCSAAFLQANPDLRSPEDLLRKTLIRDEVADGWREWFALIDRAPDCPASGPIFAHCELTMSAAENDLGVALGYKAMITTSLDAGDLVAPFALESPTRTIYSVAYEEARSTEPVIVAFRDWLFETSLRESDVADTFDPVMQRAAQ, encoded by the coding sequence ATGGCGCACCGCAAGCTTCCCCCCTTCCCGGCCCTGCGCGCCTTCGAGGCGGCGGCCCGGCTCGGCAGCTTCAAGCAGGCCGCCGAAGAGCTCTGCGTGACGCCTTCGGCGATCAGCCACCAGGTCCGGACGCTCGAGGCCTGGCTCGACCGGGCGCTCTTCCTGCGCGGGGTCCGACAGGTGGAAATGACCGAGCAGGGCCGTAGCTATCTCGCACAGCTGACGCCGATCCTCGACATGCTCGACGCCTCGACCCGGGCTGTGTCCGGCCAGAGCTTCTCGGGCAAGCTGCGGCTGAAGATGACGGAGGGCTTCTCGAAGCGCTGGCTGATCCCGCGGCTGCCGCGCTTCCTCGCCGCCTATCCCGATGTCGACGTGAGCATCGAGACCGGGCTGCCGCCGATTGATTTCCGCAACGGGGCGCTGGACCTGATCGTCCACTGGGGCGATGACCCCGTGCCGGGCGTGATCGTCGAGCCCTTCATGTCCTCGACCCGTGTGCCGGTGTGCAGCGCGGCTTTCCTGCAGGCGAACCCCGACCTGCGCAGCCCCGAGGACCTGCTGCGCAAGACGCTGATCCGCGACGAGGTGGCGGACGGCTGGCGGGAGTGGTTCGCCCTCATCGACCGCGCGCCCGACTGTCCCGCCAGCGGCCCCATCTTCGCCCATTGCGAACTGACGATGAGCGCGGCCGAGAACGACCTCGGGGTGGCGCTGGGATACAAGGCGATGATCACCACCTCGCTCGATGCGGGGGATCTCGTCGCGCCCTTCGCCCTCGAATCGCCGACACGGACGATCTACTCGGTCGCCTACGAGGAAGCCCGCAGCACCGAACCGGTCATCGTGGCCTTCCGCGACTGGCTGTTCGAGACCTCGCTGCGGGAGAGCGACGTGGCGGACACTTTCGATCCCGTGATGCAGCGCGCCGCGCAATGA
- the rimK gene encoding 30S ribosomal protein S6--L-glutamate ligase, which produces MSRFTLGWEEWLALPDLGLPAICAKVDTGARTSALHAFAIEPFGSSDKPMVRFAIHPDPTDPALEMICSAPLKDRREVTSSNGETELRFVIETTITMGDRSWPIEVTLTDRGGMAYRMLLGRTALAEDMIVQPSHSFCQPELSFEEYRGIPRNARHRRALRLAILTREPGNYSTRRLIESAEARGHTMEAIDTSRCYMNIHAVGGEVHYDGRRLPHYDAVIPRIGASVTSYGTAVVRQFETMGTYCLSGSEGITTSRDKLHAHQVLARNRIGTPTTAFARSPKDSGNVISLVGGAPLVLKLLESTQGKGVVLAETKKAAESVISAFQGLKADFLVQSFVKEAAGEDIRCFVVGGKVVAAMRRKGKPDDFRSNLHQGGTAETVRITRTEREAAIRAARAMKLDVAGVDLLRGEDGPKVLEVNSSPGLEGIEKTSGKDIAGLVIAHIEDKVAPRPPRPRSRTKRSAR; this is translated from the coding sequence ATGTCCCGTTTCACGCTCGGATGGGAGGAATGGCTTGCCCTCCCCGACCTCGGCCTGCCCGCGATCTGTGCCAAGGTCGATACCGGGGCGCGGACCTCCGCGCTGCACGCCTTCGCCATCGAACCCTTCGGCTCCTCCGACAAGCCGATGGTGCGCTTCGCGATTCATCCCGATCCGACCGACCCCGCTCTCGAAATGATCTGCTCGGCGCCGCTCAAGGACCGGCGCGAAGTCACCTCGTCGAACGGCGAGACCGAGCTACGCTTCGTGATCGAAACGACCATCACCATGGGCGACCGCAGCTGGCCGATCGAGGTCACGCTGACCGACCGCGGCGGCATGGCCTACCGGATGCTGCTCGGCCGCACCGCGCTCGCCGAAGACATGATCGTGCAGCCCAGCCACAGCTTCTGCCAGCCCGAGCTGTCGTTCGAGGAATATCGCGGCATCCCGCGCAACGCCCGCCACCGCCGCGCGCTGCGCCTCGCGATCCTCACCCGCGAACCCGGCAACTACTCGACCCGCCGGCTTATCGAGTCGGCCGAGGCCCGCGGCCACACCATGGAGGCGATCGACACCTCGCGCTGCTACATGAACATCCACGCCGTCGGCGGCGAGGTGCACTATGACGGTCGCCGCCTGCCGCACTACGACGCGGTGATTCCGCGCATCGGCGCCTCGGTCACCTCCTACGGCACAGCGGTCGTGCGCCAGTTCGAGACGATGGGCACCTACTGCCTGTCCGGCTCCGAGGGCATCACCACCTCGCGCGACAAGCTGCACGCCCACCAGGTGCTCGCCCGCAACCGCATCGGCACCCCGACCACCGCCTTCGCCCGCAGCCCCAAGGATTCGGGCAACGTCATCAGCCTCGTGGGCGGCGCGCCGCTTGTGCTGAAACTGCTCGAAAGCACCCAGGGCAAGGGCGTCGTGCTGGCCGAGACCAAGAAGGCGGCGGAATCGGTGATCTCCGCCTTCCAGGGCCTCAAGGCCGACTTCCTCGTGCAGAGTTTCGTCAAGGAAGCCGCCGGCGAGGACATCCGCTGCTTCGTCGTCGGCGGCAAGGTCGTGGCTGCCATGCGCCGCAAGGGCAAGCCCGACGACTTCCGCTCCAACCTGCACCAGGGCGGCACCGCCGAGACGGTGCGCATCACCCGTACCGAGCGCGAAGCCGCCATCCGTGCCGCCCGCGCCATGAAACTCGACGTGGCCGGCGTCGACCTGCTGCGTGGCGAGGACGGCCCCAAGGTGCTCGAGGTCAACTCCTCGCCCGGGCTCGAGGGCATCGAGAAGACCTCCGGCAAGGACATCGCCGGCCTGGTGATCGCCCATATCGAGGACAAGGTCGCCCCAAGGCCGCCGCGCCCCCGCAGCCGCACGAAGCGCAGCGCCCGCTGA
- a CDS encoding LysE family translocator: protein MTLDLLLALSAFALVTVITPGPNNLMLLASGANFGLRRSVPHMMGIGLGFPLMVLLVGLGVMQVFERWPAVRTVLLAVSAVYMLWLAWKIAHAAPPEESRAEGGRPLGFLQAAAFQWVNPKAWTMALGAITLYAASRDLPSVLWVAGVYVVMSVISTTFWTVLGREARRVLDRPRRLRVFNWTMAVLLVASLLPALVG, encoded by the coding sequence ATGACACTGGATCTTCTTCTTGCCCTTTCGGCCTTTGCGCTCGTCACGGTCATCACGCCGGGACCGAACAACCTGATGCTTCTCGCCTCGGGGGCCAACTTCGGTCTGCGCCGCAGTGTGCCGCACATGATGGGCATCGGCCTCGGCTTCCCGCTGATGGTGCTGCTCGTGGGCCTCGGGGTCATGCAGGTGTTCGAACGCTGGCCCGCCGTGCGGACCGTGCTGCTCGCGGTGTCGGCGGTCTACATGCTGTGGCTCGCCTGGAAGATCGCCCATGCGGCGCCTCCGGAAGAATCTCGCGCCGAGGGCGGACGACCGCTGGGCTTCCTGCAGGCGGCGGCGTTCCAGTGGGTGAACCCCAAGGCCTGGACCATGGCGCTGGGCGCGATCACGCTTTACGCCGCCAGCCGCGACCTGCCGTCGGTGCTCTGGGTGGCGGGCGTCTACGTGGTGATGTCGGTGATCTCGACGACCTTCTGGACGGTGCTCGGGCGCGAGGCGCGCCGGGTACTCGACCGGCCGCGGCGGCTGCGGGTCTTCAACTGGACGATGGCCGTGCTGCTCGTGGCCTCGCTGCTGCCGGCACTTGTCGGCTGA
- a CDS encoding acetyl-CoA carboxylase carboxyltransferase subunit alpha gives MTHYLDFEKPLAEIEGKAEELRNMARSNEEMHVEDEAAALDRKAQDLLKDLYKKLTPWRKCQVARHPDRPHCKDYIEALFTEYTPLAGDRGFADDHAVMGGLARFNDIPVMVIGHEKGHDTQTRIERNFGMARPEGYRKAIRLMDMADRFGLPVITLVDTPGAYPGKGAEERGQSEAIARSTEKCLQIGVPLISIIIGEGGSGGAVAFATANKLAMLEHSVYSVISPEGCASILWKDAEKMREAAEALRLTAQDLHKLGVADNVIPEPLGGAHRDRAATIDAVGKTIASMIDDMSGMKPKALVKARRDKFLALGDKGLAA, from the coding sequence ATGACGCATTATCTCGACTTCGAAAAACCGCTGGCCGAAATCGAAGGCAAGGCAGAAGAGCTGCGCAACATGGCGCGGAGCAATGAGGAAATGCACGTCGAGGACGAGGCGGCGGCCCTCGACCGCAAGGCGCAGGATCTTCTCAAGGATCTCTACAAGAAGCTGACGCCCTGGCGGAAATGCCAGGTGGCACGGCATCCGGACCGGCCGCACTGCAAGGATTACATCGAAGCGCTCTTCACCGAATACACGCCGCTCGCCGGCGACCGGGGCTTTGCCGACGATCACGCCGTGATGGGCGGGCTCGCGCGCTTCAACGACATCCCGGTCATGGTGATCGGCCACGAGAAGGGCCACGACACCCAGACCCGGATCGAGCGCAACTTCGGCATGGCCCGCCCCGAGGGCTACCGCAAGGCGATCCGCCTGATGGACATGGCAGACCGCTTCGGCCTGCCGGTCATCACGCTCGTCGACACGCCCGGCGCCTACCCCGGCAAGGGCGCGGAAGAGCGGGGCCAGTCCGAGGCCATCGCCCGCTCGACCGAGAAATGCCTGCAGATCGGCGTTCCGCTGATCTCGATCATCATCGGCGAGGGCGGCTCGGGCGGCGCAGTGGCCTTTGCCACCGCGAACAAGCTCGCGATGCTCGAACATTCGGTCTACTCGGTGATCTCGCCCGAGGGCTGTGCCTCGATCCTGTGGAAGGACGCCGAGAAGATGCGCGAGGCCGCCGAGGCCCTGCGCCTGACCGCGCAGGACCTGCACAAGCTGGGCGTCGCCGACAATGTCATTCCCGAGCCGCTCGGCGGGGCACATCGGGACCGTGCCGCGACCATCGACGCGGTGGGCAAGACCATCGCCTCGATGATCGACGACATGTCCGGCATGAAGCCCAAGGCGCTGGTCAAGGCGCGGCGCGACAAGTTCCTCGCGCTTGGCGACAAGGGGCTCGCCGCCTGA
- the ilvD gene encoding dihydroxy-acid dehydratase: MPAYRSRTTTHGRNMAGARGLWRATGMTDGDWNKPIIAIVNSFTQFVPGHVHLKDLGQMVAREVEKAGGVAKEFNTIAVDDGIAMGHDGMLYSLPSREIIADSVEYMVNAHCADAMVCISNCDKITPGMLMAAMRLNIPVVFVSGGPMEAGKVEWEGTERALDLVDAMVAAADDKYSDAQVSAIEEAACPTCGSCSGMFTANSMNCLTEALGLSLPGNGSTLATHSDRQRLFVEAGHLIVDLAKRYYEQNDTTVLPRSIATFDAFKNAMTLDIAMGGSTNTVLHLLAAASEGEVDFDMSDIDQLSRHVPVLCKVAPAKDDVHMEDVHRAGGIMAILGQLDRAGLLDNSVHTVHAETMAHALDRWDVSRTNSESVHDFYRAAPGGVRSTTAFSQSMRYDTLDLDRQGGVIRDAEHAFSKDGGLAVLFGNIAEEGCIVKTAGVDESILVFSGPARIFESQDSAVSAILTNKINPGDVVLIRYEGPRGGPGMQEMLYPTSYLKSKGLGKDCALVTDGRFSGGSSGLSIGHVSPEAAEGGAIGLVEEGDTIEIDIPNRKINLAVDDAVLAERRLKRDDIGWRPDEQRKRKVSKALKAYAALTTSASKGAVRQI; this comes from the coding sequence ATGCCCGCCTATCGCTCCCGCACCACCACCCACGGCCGCAACATGGCCGGCGCCCGTGGCCTCTGGCGCGCCACCGGCATGACGGACGGCGACTGGAACAAGCCCATCATCGCCATCGTCAACAGCTTCACCCAGTTCGTGCCCGGCCACGTGCACCTCAAGGATCTCGGCCAGATGGTCGCCCGCGAGGTCGAGAAGGCCGGCGGCGTCGCCAAGGAATTCAACACCATCGCGGTGGATGACGGCATCGCCATGGGCCACGACGGCATGCTCTACTCGCTGCCCTCGCGCGAGATCATCGCCGACAGCGTGGAGTACATGGTCAACGCGCATTGTGCCGACGCCATGGTCTGCATCTCCAACTGCGACAAGATCACCCCCGGCATGCTGATGGCCGCGATGCGGCTCAACATCCCCGTGGTCTTCGTTTCCGGCGGCCCGATGGAAGCCGGCAAGGTCGAATGGGAAGGCACCGAACGGGCGCTCGACCTCGTCGACGCCATGGTCGCCGCCGCCGACGACAAGTATTCCGACGCGCAGGTCTCGGCGATCGAGGAAGCCGCCTGCCCGACCTGCGGCTCCTGCTCGGGGATGTTCACCGCCAACTCGATGAACTGCCTGACCGAGGCGCTCGGCCTGTCGCTGCCCGGAAACGGCTCGACGCTGGCGACCCACTCCGACCGCCAGCGGCTGTTCGTCGAGGCCGGCCACCTGATCGTCGACCTTGCCAAGCGCTACTATGAGCAGAACGACACCACCGTGCTTCCGCGCTCCATCGCCACCTTCGACGCGTTCAAGAACGCCATGACGCTCGACATCGCCATGGGCGGTTCGACCAACACGGTGCTGCACCTGCTCGCCGCCGCCAGCGAGGGCGAGGTCGACTTCGACATGTCCGACATCGACCAACTGTCGCGGCACGTGCCCGTGCTTTGCAAGGTTGCGCCTGCCAAGGACGACGTGCACATGGAAGACGTGCACCGCGCCGGCGGCATCATGGCGATCCTCGGCCAGCTCGACCGCGCCGGTCTGCTCGACAACAGCGTGCACACCGTCCACGCCGAGACCATGGCCCACGCGCTCGACCGCTGGGATGTCTCACGCACCAACTCCGAGAGCGTGCACGATTTCTACCGTGCCGCACCGGGCGGCGTGCGCTCGACCACGGCCTTCTCGCAGTCGATGCGCTACGACACGCTCGACCTCGACCGGCAGGGCGGCGTGATCCGCGACGCCGAGCATGCCTTTTCCAAGGACGGCGGCCTCGCCGTGCTGTTCGGCAACATCGCCGAGGAAGGCTGCATCGTGAAGACCGCCGGTGTCGACGAGAGCATCCTCGTCTTCTCCGGCCCTGCCCGCATCTTCGAGAGCCAGGACAGCGCGGTCAGCGCGATCCTGACCAACAAGATCAACCCCGGCGACGTGGTGCTGATCCGCTACGAGGGCCCGCGCGGCGGCCCGGGCATGCAGGAAATGCTCTACCCGACGTCCTACCTGAAATCGAAGGGCCTCGGGAAGGACTGCGCACTGGTCACCGACGGCCGGTTCTCGGGCGGCTCCTCGGGCCTGTCGATCGGCCACGTCTCGCCGGAAGCGGCCGAGGGCGGCGCCATCGGCCTCGTGGAAGAGGGCGACACGATCGAGATCGACATCCCCAACCGCAAGATCAACCTCGCGGTCGACGACGCGGTGCTCGCCGAGCGCCGCCTGAAGCGCGACGATATCGGCTGGCGTCCGGACGAGCAGCGCAAGCGCAAGGTTTCGAAGGCACTCAAGGCCTATGCCGCGCTGACGACCTCGGCCTCGAAAGGTGCCGTCCGGCAGATCTGA
- a CDS encoding Lrp/AsnC family transcriptional regulator, translated as MAGLDDMDRRILRELSRDGRISNLALAERVGLSPSACLRRVAALETSGVIRGYRAVLSPEKTGTGFTAYVTVGLSAHTKPAQEAFERAMARAPEVRECHNITGNWEYLLRIEAADLAAYKHFHTEVLGTLPQVNAITSYVVMGSPKDERA; from the coding sequence ATGGCCGGATTGGACGACATGGACCGCAGGATATTGCGCGAGCTTTCGCGCGACGGGAGGATCAGCAACCTCGCGCTTGCCGAGCGCGTGGGCCTGTCGCCCTCGGCCTGCCTGCGCCGCGTGGCGGCGCTCGAGACATCCGGCGTCATCCGTGGCTACCGGGCCGTGCTCAGCCCCGAGAAGACCGGAACCGGCTTCACCGCCTATGTCACCGTGGGGCTCAGCGCCCACACCAAGCCCGCGCAGGAAGCCTTCGAGCGCGCCATGGCCCGCGCGCCGGAGGTGCGCGAGTGTCACAACATCACCGGTAACTGGGAATACCTGCTGCGGATCGAGGCCGCGGATCTCGCCGCCTACAAGCATTTCCACACCGAGGTGCTCGGAACGCTGCCGCAGGTGAATGCCATCACCTCCTACGTGGTGATGGGGTCGCCCAAGGACGAACGCGCCTGA
- the dgcN gene encoding N-acetyltransferase DgcN — MIETPYLLFLGDAPDPLAAKVAQGIKDWRPENCVGQFRLEGCKADLKLPDMTLAEAKAAGAKTLVIGVANRGGVISQKWKKVLVEALEEGFDLASGLHNLLRDEEDLAAVAKSCGQTLHDVRIPEVKYPIANGEKRSGKRLLAVGTDCSVGKMYTALALDAAMREKGMKSSFRATGQTGILITGDGVPLDAVIADFMAGSIEYLTPDNDEDHWDIIEGQGSLFHVSYSGVTMALVHGGQPDALVICHEPTRTHMRGLPGYKLPTIEAVRDVALQLAQVANPDCKVIGVSINTQHMGDDEALAYCKEVEERLGLPTVDPYRHGAERLAEAVAAL, encoded by the coding sequence ATGATCGAGACCCCCTATCTGCTCTTCCTCGGAGACGCCCCGGACCCGCTCGCCGCCAAGGTGGCGCAGGGGATCAAGGACTGGCGCCCGGAGAACTGCGTGGGCCAGTTCCGCCTCGAAGGCTGCAAGGCCGACCTGAAGCTGCCCGACATGACGCTTGCCGAGGCCAAGGCCGCGGGTGCCAAGACGCTGGTGATCGGCGTCGCCAACCGTGGCGGCGTGATCTCGCAGAAGTGGAAGAAGGTGCTTGTCGAGGCACTGGAAGAAGGCTTCGATCTCGCGTCCGGCCTGCACAACCTGCTGCGCGACGAGGAGGACCTTGCCGCCGTCGCGAAATCCTGCGGGCAGACGCTGCACGACGTGCGCATCCCGGAGGTCAAATATCCCATCGCCAACGGCGAGAAGCGCAGCGGCAAGCGGCTGCTCGCGGTGGGCACCGACTGCTCGGTCGGCAAGATGTATACCGCGCTCGCGCTCGATGCGGCGATGCGCGAGAAGGGCATGAAGTCCTCGTTCCGGGCGACCGGCCAGACCGGCATTCTCATCACCGGCGACGGCGTGCCGCTCGACGCGGTCATCGCCGACTTCATGGCGGGCTCGATCGAGTACCTGACCCCGGACAACGACGAGGATCACTGGGACATCATCGAGGGGCAGGGCAGCCTGTTCCACGTCTCCTATTCCGGCGTGACCATGGCGCTGGTGCACGGCGGTCAGCCCGACGCGCTGGTGATCTGCCACGAGCCGACCCGCACCCACATGCGCGGCCTGCCGGGCTACAAGCTGCCGACGATCGAGGCGGTGCGTGACGTCGCGCTGCAGCTCGCGCAGGTGGCCAACCCCGACTGCAAGGTGATCGGCGTGTCGATCAACACCCAGCACATGGGCGACGACGAGGCGCTGGCCTATTGCAAGGAGGTCGAGGAGCGGCTCGGCCTGCCGACGGTCGATCCCTACCGCCACGGGGCCGAGCGCCTGGCCGAGGCGGTTGCCGCGCTCTGA
- a CDS encoding L-malyl-CoA/beta-methylmalyl-CoA lyase, with protein sequence MSFRIQPSPPARPNRCQLFGPGSRPAIFEKMAGSDADVINLDLEDSVAPDDKDSARANIIQAIGDIDWGKKTLSVRINGLDTPYWYRDVVDLLEQASDRLDQIMIPKVGCAGDLYAVDALVTAVERAKGRTKPIKFEVIIESAAGIAHVEEIAAASPRLEAMSLGAADFAASMGMATTGIGGTQENYYMLHEGAKHWSDPWHWAQAAIVAACRTHGVLPVDGPFGDFSDDDGFRAQALRSATLGMVGKWAIHPKQVTLANEVFTPSEKAVTEAREILAAMEEAKAKGEGATVYKGRLVDIASIKQAEVIVKQSEMIAGH encoded by the coding sequence ATGAGCTTCCGCATCCAGCCCAGCCCCCCGGCACGCCCCAACCGCTGCCAGCTTTTCGGCCCGGGGTCGCGCCCGGCGATCTTCGAGAAGATGGCCGGCTCCGACGCGGACGTGATCAACCTCGATCTCGAGGATTCGGTCGCCCCCGACGACAAGGACAGCGCGCGCGCAAACATCATCCAGGCAATCGGCGACATCGACTGGGGCAAGAAGACCCTCTCGGTGCGGATCAACGGGCTCGACACACCTTACTGGTATCGTGACGTGGTGGACCTGCTGGAACAGGCCTCCGACCGGCTCGACCAGATCATGATCCCCAAGGTCGGCTGCGCCGGCGATCTCTACGCCGTCGACGCGCTGGTCACCGCCGTCGAGCGCGCCAAGGGCCGCACGAAGCCGATCAAGTTCGAGGTCATCATCGAATCCGCCGCCGGTATCGCCCACGTGGAAGAGATCGCCGCCGCCTCGCCCCGGCTCGAGGCGATGAGCCTCGGCGCCGCCGATTTCGCCGCCTCGATGGGCATGGCGACCACGGGCATCGGCGGCACGCAGGAAAACTACTACATGCTGCACGAAGGTGCGAAGCACTGGTCCGACCCGTGGCACTGGGCGCAGGCCGCCATCGTTGCCGCCTGCCGCACCCACGGCGTGCTGCCGGTCGACGGCCCCTTCGGCGACTTCTCCGACGACGACGGCTTCCGCGCGCAGGCGCTGCGCTCGGCGACGCTGGGCATGGTCGGCAAATGGGCCATCCATCCCAAGCAGGTGACGCTCGCCAACGAGGTCTTCACCCCCTCGGAAAAGGCCGTGACCGAGGCGCGCGAGATCCTCGCCGCGATGGAAGAGGCCAAGGCCAAGGGCGAAGGCGCCACGGTCTACAAGGGCCGGCTCGTCGACATCGCCTCGATCAAGCAGGCCGAGGTGATCGTGAAGCAGTCCGAGATGATCGCCGGGCACTGA
- a CDS encoding cupin domain-containing protein, with the protein MTISKTATVAIMAAGLGLVAGVGLAKMSGPSEHKGLTVEALGKIGEEMISRQTGLDGYMMQLREITIAPGGQIAQHSHETRPGLVKVVSGEWVEGTPDGESTYAADGLDGILEDGDTTHWFYNRGDTPATAIVCDLNPTG; encoded by the coding sequence ATGACCATTTCGAAAACCGCGACGGTGGCGATCATGGCGGCTGGGCTCGGCCTCGTCGCCGGTGTCGGACTCGCGAAGATGAGCGGGCCGAGCGAACACAAGGGGCTTACAGTCGAAGCACTGGGGAAGATCGGGGAAGAGATGATCTCGCGCCAGACCGGGCTCGACGGCTACATGATGCAACTGCGTGAGATCACCATCGCGCCCGGGGGCCAGATTGCCCAGCACAGCCACGAGACCCGACCGGGCCTGGTCAAGGTCGTTTCCGGAGAATGGGTCGAGGGCACGCCAGACGGCGAGTCGACCTATGCCGCCGACGGCCTCGACGGCATCCTTGAGGATGGCGATACCACGCACTGGTTCTACAATCGCGGAGACACGCCCGCGACCGCCATCGTCTGCGATCTCAACCCGACGGGCTGA
- the dgcA gene encoding N-acetyl-D-Glu racemase DgcA encodes MSIEVTQDTFRLAQVFTISRGSRTEARVLTVKITRDGVTGWGECVPYARYDETLESVTAEIAGLPEDVTRETLQDLLPAGAARNAVDCALWDWEAKTTGKRVWEMIGAPEPGPEITAYTLSLDTPEIMQAQAAKNAWRPLLKVKLGTPEDMPRLEAVRAGAPDSTIIVDANEGWTAEVYADLAPHLVRLGVAMVEQPLPAGDDEALIGMDRPVPVCADESAHDRASLPGLKGKYDIVNIKLDKTGGLTEALKLREAAEAEGYGIFVGCMVGSSLAMAPAVLLAQGAAFTDLDGPLLLAEDRETPLTFDEAGVHPPVRALWG; translated from the coding sequence GTGAGCATCGAGGTCACGCAAGACACCTTCCGGCTGGCGCAGGTCTTCACGATCTCGCGGGGCAGCCGCACCGAGGCGCGGGTGCTGACCGTGAAGATCACCCGCGACGGCGTGACCGGCTGGGGCGAATGCGTGCCCTACGCGCGCTACGACGAGACGCTCGAGAGCGTCACCGCCGAGATCGCCGGCCTGCCCGAGGACGTGACCCGCGAGACCCTTCAGGACCTGCTGCCGGCCGGGGCCGCCCGAAACGCGGTCGATTGCGCGCTTTGGGACTGGGAAGCCAAGACCACCGGCAAGCGGGTCTGGGAGATGATCGGCGCCCCCGAGCCGGGCCCCGAGATCACCGCCTACACGCTGTCGCTCGACACCCCCGAGATCATGCAGGCGCAGGCCGCCAAGAACGCCTGGCGCCCGCTGCTTAAGGTGAAGCTCGGCACGCCCGAGGACATGCCGCGGCTCGAGGCCGTGCGCGCCGGCGCGCCGGACAGCACCATCATCGTCGACGCGAACGAGGGCTGGACCGCCGAGGTCTACGCCGATCTCGCGCCGCACCTGGTGCGGCTCGGCGTGGCGATGGTCGAGCAGCCGCTGCCGGCGGGGGACGACGAGGCGCTCATCGGGATGGATCGGCCGGTGCCGGTCTGCGCCGACGAAAGCGCCCACGACCGTGCCTCGCTGCCGGGGCTCAAGGGCAAATACGACATCGTCAACATCAAGCTCGACAAGACCGGCGGTCTGACCGAGGCGCTGAAGCTGCGCGAGGCCGCCGAGGCCGAGGGCTACGGCATCTTCGTCGGCTGCATGGTCGGCTCGTCTCTGGCCATGGCGCCGGCGGTGCTGCTGGCACAGGGGGCGGCCTTCACCGATCTCGACGGCCCCTTGCTGCTGGCCGAGGACCGCGAAACGCCGCTCACCTTCGACGAGGCGGGCGTGCATCCGCCGGTTCGGGCCCTCTGGGGCTGA